gatagttcacccaaaaatgaaaattttgtcatcatttactcaccctaaagttgttccaaacctgtataaatttctttgttctgttgaacacaaaggaagatttttgggtgaactattcctttaaaaaaatacagaagtACTGAAAAAGTAGCTTATAATAGCTTCAGTGCCCTTGTGATGTCCAAAAATGTTGTCTAGGTCAGCAGCTATGTAGGATTTGGAAAAGAGCCAATGATGCATTCATTGCTGAGTGATAATTTATGTTCTtccttctgattggtccagattGTGCGGTGCGTGCAGCACAGGAAGAGACTTCGGAAAAACAGACTCTCCAAAGAACAGCTGAGGAAAATCCCCACTCACAAGTTTGTTAAAGGTGAGAAAAAGAGAGTTTATTAATGGGTTAGTCTGGGTTAAATGTGATATAAGCTCTATGGACCGCATCTAGCATACTTTTTATTACCACAGGAAATAGTCCAAAAGTCCAAAATATGGCCAGGTTCACAAACCAAACAAAAGTTGGAGTCTAAGAAAAATTCCGTAGCATagcttaaagctgctgtccgtaactttttttggttaaaaattatccaaaataaaTTTGAGCAAGTACCTGGTTATGTAAGTACAAGtaccagtgttcaaaactatctccttaccttagcccaattcacaacaggtaagcttgtaataatgttttataattctggtggtactggtgggttttcgcgggaaattcgagcacgtctttgcgtcattgcgtcacgtctgtaaacagaaagaacgagtcccagctacaaggctatatggcatgtgaggcggatcatttatagccttttctcacagcagctgcaataattaaacttaagatttggatggcggattgtatgatATGACAAATTATTGTTAGAGATTAAACCTgttcagaaattgaaatctacaggtaacgctaatacacactaaatacacatagtcacgcaatgctgatgttattaacattaacaatttgagaacaaagtataacaagctaagcgatcgttagatttaatcactaTAGGCACCGCggtttattgtaatgctttttttccccctcagttggtcagaacaaaagtggcagacatgttacttctTCAggtgacattttctggtgaaaattcttactttggtcatacttcaagactacagtctgtgattccgaagtacagtatgcacactgacagcaaacattagattcatccgagCTGAGGAGTCGTGCTGAGCCACAGctcacgtaaagatgataattccgcatataactgcaattgcaggtttcaaacagagatggcgacaaaggcAAAACCTACGGAATGCAGCTTTAAGAAATGGATTACAACTGCTAGTCACAAAAAATAGAAGTTCAGCTATTTTCTTTTCCATAAAATCATGTTTAGGTGCTCTAAAGAGAATAAAAAACAGCACTGAAATCTCATATGTAGGAGTATGCATCATATACTCGAACAAAGACTGATGGGTTCTGATAGCAAGCATGATTGTTCTGCTGGACCATCTAACACTTCAATAATGCAATGTTTTTCTCAGGTGATGAGTATGATGTGTGCGCGATTTGCCTGGATGAATATGAAGAGGGAGATAAGCTGAGAGTGCTGCCGTGTTCACATGGTAAGTGAGCTGCTCAATCATCTGTGTGGAGAAGTGTGTGTTTTAGTTGAATCTGTATTGTTTTTATCCTCTATGTCTAATAAGCATATCTAAAGTATGGATTTCAAAGTTAAAGTGAtagtaattaaatgttttagctTGACATTACAATTGCTTATTCTGATTTGTGTGATTTTGAAAACAACTTGAAACATTTAGTGCAGATTGGAAATAGTATAAGTGAGTGAATATTTCACAGGCACACTCGAATATTAgtgcatagacttccattgattttTATATCAGGTTAATGATATTTCCTacatctaaacctacccatcacagaaacagTGCAAAACCCTagattcaaataaaaacatgtttcgGTCGatttataagcttttttaacTACTGAGGAGCTCACTAGTCagttgtcataatatttcactatataagtgaggacatttggccctcacaagtatagttaaacaagtacacacacattGGCCACCCTACTCtctaagatattttgaattggtttttttttcttcttaaattTCATAAATCCTTATGAGAAACAATCCTGCCGTTAAGCCactagaacaaaacaaaaatcacggTGGGTCGTGATGTTTGTTGTGAGAAGTGGCACTGTGAGTCAGGCTTGAATTTGATACATCAAGGggaaaaattaattcaaatacaGCAAGGGAATACTAAttatttaagtaaatattatgtaaaataaattttaattgcAGAAATTATGCATGTGGTATTTACTATCTTTAGATTAAATGGTGTGATGTAGATATTGACTTGGGGTTAGTCTTAATATTGGTCAAACATTATTCAGAACTATTCAGTTTCCTTTGTCTTCTAAACCTCCTTAAAGCCATTTGGCAAAACATTTCTGGCATTAAACCAGAAAACACATAGTGGCTCTTAGGGGTGGCTGATACTCATTTGTCAACcggtagagattttggactatTGTCTCTATCGTGGTTACTCTCACGTGACTTACTCGTGCTGCGCCGTCATGACACTTTATCATTTCGTATCAtaaaacaagtgattttaaaccattgaaGTGCTATAAGCAGCAAAAGAGAACTTATTTTGGTATATTATGTGCGCACTGTCTGAGAGACATGCTCGCATGATGCCGCTGCTCATAGAGCGTGTGAGTACTGAACTGAGTTCTTTTTGCCGCCTTATTGGGCATGAAAGATCAAATGCACACACTTATGTGTCACAATGCCCATCTTTGCGAGTATCCACAgtcatttatgtcttaagtgaacataaacagttaaGAAAGAAAGCACacgtgtatcagtatattagatcagtgcatttgatcttagagtgacagcagcctaataaacatttttctgaaatagaaatcttttgtaacatcataaatcatcacttttgatcaatttaatacatccttgctgaataaaagtattaatttctttcatttctttaaaaaaaaaacaacaactgtttgtacacaaccattttcaacattgataataagaataaatgtttcttgagcagcaaatcagcatattagaatgatttctgaaggatcatgtgacactgaagactggactaatgatgctgaaaattcagctttgatcacaggaataaattacattttaaaatattcatatttttttttctttgtatttttaatcaaataaatgcagccttggtgagcagaagagactctttcaaaagcattaactttcaaacttttgaacagaagtgtATATCGttatcatgaaaaaaaatcactcatattatgatataagattttggtcatgtCGCCCACCCCTAGTGGCTCTCGATGTTTGTTGTAAGAAGTGGCATTTCACTGCGAGTCTGGCTTAAATTTGATACAGCAAGGGAAGAAGTGATTTTCACTGTTTTCCACATCAGCGAAATGATTTTTAGGTAGAGttcatttatgtccctgttcAGAAAACCATAACCTGATTATTTTTGCTCCCATCATTCAGCTTACCACTGCAGGTGTGTGGACCCCTGGCTCACCCAAACCAAGAAAACCTGCCCGGTGTGCAAGCAACGTGTGACCCGTCCCAACCCAGAACACTCTGAGTCTTCAGATTCTGAGGAAGAGGCAGGGCCGCGCGAGGCTGGCGAGGAAGAGGAAGGAGTAATCAGTGAGGCCGATTCTGAGCGCACCCCTCTCCTTCGTTCATCCAACCCTGCGTCTCCTGCCTCTTCCAGCCCGCCTCCGAATTACGCCTCCACCGTAACGTCCCCGGCAGCCGTGGCTACGGTAACAACCTCCGCACAGTGCTTGCCGCACACACTGCAGCATGACGTGCCCCTCCTGGGCCAGGATGAGTACTGCTCACCCATAGAGGACTCGGATGAAGCTACTGATGATGAGGAGGGTCACCCCTCAGATAACGACACCACAGAGCTTATTGGACGCGGCGCTCTACGAGTCTGAGCCATTGATTTAAAAACGGCCCTTTATCTCGGTCACTTTGGTTGTTCTAGCGATCCATTTTCTCTGATGTCTATCACAGATTTTGGATTTTTACACCCCTTTTTTTGAGATGCATTTTGTCTCAGTCCAGTCTCACTGAGATGCACGTCCATCACACTTTTAGTTATAGCTAAATCATCCAACACTAAACAGCATATGTGTTACATTTTATAGTTCCTGACAAAAATACACAGATTGGTGTGGTTCACAAAATCATTTGTTCTCCTAAAATGTCCAAATCAAAGTTAAAGGTAATGGAAAAACTATTTGAAGTTGCTGACAGCGTTTCTTGACAAAATAgtcaatacataaataaattaaaacacatcatttactcaccctcatgtcattccaaacccatataaatttctttcttctgtggaacactacggagccccgcacatgacatgcaggggaaaaagtaaatcgtgcacatgatttactaattcgttccctcgatttataaatcgttcacatgttttactatttcgttccctcgatttataaatagtgtgcatgatttagcaaatcaagggaatgaattCATGCGTACGATTTATgaattgagggaacaaattagtaaatcgtacACACAATGTAGCCtactatttcttttttttcctgcatgtcatgtgctgGGCTCCATTTTTGCAGGATGTTTTGCAGTGTATGACATATGACAacactgcacttttttttttttttataatctgaCACACCTATTTCAGGTgttggagtctctactaatgagctaaATAGGGAAACACTGTTctacaagacaaaaaaagacCTGTCAAACCTGGACACGTGTGAAGCCTAAATATGTGGAAGTGCAAATGAGATTTTCTAACTGTGGTGCAGGAGcagattttcagtgaatgatgactagttcatccaaaaatgaaaattctgtcatcatttacacaccctcatgtcgttccaaacccatgagatttttttttttgttcctttagaacacaaatgaagatatttttagtaTTCTCTCATCCTTTTTGTCCCTCTACTGAAAGTCCAAACAACCAAAACGTTAACGCATTACAACAAAAAGATAACCATATccatccatatgaattgagtggtttaatccaagaCTTCTatagagacacgatcactttatatgatgaacagattaaatttaatttagtatagtaaacaaaaacaaaatatacttGCTTGATGCACAAGAatcaatgaggtttgttctcaggcgtcatgtgagtacagttgAGTTTTGTTTACCAtgtttgatgtgctctatgtatgtgcgttgatcaatgtttatgagAATGAaagactaaattaaatctgttcatcatataaagtgatcgagtctctttagAAGACGTGGATTAAACCGCTGTATtacttttacaatctctttgTGAACTTTTTTTAGGTGTCAAAGTTtttggtttcattaaaaatcttcatttgtgtttcaaagatgaattaaattCTTACGGCTTTGGAAtcacatgagggtgaataaatgatatttttgggtgaactatgcttTTAAATTCTGCTGTGTTCCTCGCACAAAGCTGTCGTTTGGCTTCACAAGATATAGAATGTAGCAcatgagtcatatggattatttttatgctttttaatgGTGATTATTGTCTTTTTGTGAGCTTGGTTAGCTTATGAAAAAGAGCAGCCTCCTTTATAATGCTAAATTTCTtagtttgtgttaaaaaaaaaaaaaaaaaaaaactcaacacGTGGGTGAGTAAATACAATTTTGGGGAAACGATTCCTGTAAGTTGGTGGTTCCTGCCTGGTCACCATTTATGTGCAATACGGACAGGTTGCCAGTTTGTAAATGaatactaatattttatttatacctACAGAGGTCGCACAGAAATGATTGCAGACTTCTGAATTAGCGTCTTTGATAAGTAAAttcttttatgttatttttagtaaACACCTGCATTGATCAACCTGTTTAAGTGATCAAATCATACCATTCACACAGAATTCACTTTAAGAGCCTGATGATTTAGAACATATTTGGTTGGTTATTACAACAAAATCCTTTATAAAcggttatttttttgttattttcaataCATAAACTGACTTTCTGAACTAGTTCCTTGcagacctctctctctctctctacattATGTAAAGGCATTATTCTCTCTTATTTACAAAGATTGCAGTTGAAatagttttattattgttattgatgCAAGCTAAATGGACTAACAGTCTTATTCTTTGTTTAATATAGACATTTACCATTTAAATGCTAGCTGCTGTTTCAGATTTAAATTGGCTTTGATCATGAATGACAGTGTATAGACTTAATGGCAGTGTTTATTACCTTTTTACTGTCCTCTTAGGTTCCATCTTTCATCTCAAATGAATAAGAACCTGTGTCTATACTAAATAAACATGTGCCTActtcaaattttcatttgtaaATGTAATACCATCCATCTCTTCCACTGAATCACTGATCGGTCAAATGAATATTCACTGTCacatgtctgtttttctttccCAAGTTTTATCATTGTGATTTTGGTTTCAGTTTTTTGACATCACGCATTCAGATATGTTTGTGTctccttttaaaaatataaagcaaataACACTGTAAAGAATCATAGGGTTTGCACCTGTAGTATGCTGAAACAACATCTTTTATTATGTCTACTCTGTAAATAATGTTCAATCCGTGTCTGTGTTTAATCATTGAGTGCTGCATTCTAATTGATTGAAGATTTATTTAGGATTGTACCATTGCTTCATTTTGtgccataaaaataattttactatCTCCCGAGTCAAATTTTATACTATGAACTCCATTGAAAGGTTTAACAAATGCAATTAAAAGTCTTTATTCTATATAGTTTGAAACAGATGAGTAAGCGACTGAACGCTGGTGGGCGGGGCCTATAGTGtgatgatgtataactattcgCTGAGTTCATGCTGTACGGTTTTGGCCGTCTAAATTTTGTGAACCCTAATAGATTCCTCTGATCCTGGGCCAAAATCTGAAGTCTTTGAtcactagtttgacatgttcacagacagccgattaatgaccatTGACAATTTTACCTCAGAccaaattctggcagtgtcagaataCTTGAGCCGCAGTCCTGCAGTATGACTTCTATGACAACCACCAAATCAAAAACAGGAGCGTGGAAACTGCTGACACAATTGGTGTgttgtagcaaattagctcaaaggggaaatattaaagggttagttcacccaaaaattaaaattctgtcattaattactcaccgtcatgtcgttccacgcccgtaagacctccgttcatcttcgaaatgcaaattacgatatttttgataaaatccaatggctcagtttggcctccattgacagcacgataattaacactttcaaatgcccagaaagctactaaagacatatttaaagcagttcatgtgactacagtggttcaaccttaatgttaggaatcttttgttttgaatcactggttcggagcgtgtatcaaattgccaaaatcacgtgaaccattgaaattctgaaacattttgaaacacttatgatgtaacgaagcctcatttactgaaatcatttttactgaagcttcgaagcttcatgaagcagtgttttgaaatctcccatcactagatattgttgaataaagtttttgttattttgttattttggcgcacaaaaagtattctcgtcgcttcataacattaaggttgaaccactgtagtcacatgaactgttttaaatatgtctttagtagctttttgggcatttgaaagtgttaattatcttgctggcaatggaggcctcgctgagccatcggattttatcaaaaatatcttaatttgtgttctgaaaatgaacaaaggtcttacgggtttggaatgacatgagggtgagtaattaatgacagaattttcatttttgggtgaactaaccctttaataattcagaacttatgattaattatgaatatttgaatcagttaatcagattaacttgatgtagctacattagcATTACAATCAGTTAATCAGTTTATCctgtgaacactcagtattgattattaattaattctaagaaaagggtatttttcatggccacagaaaaataattctttcttagcATTTACAGCGCTTAGAGCCTATAACAAGATCAAGATCATTTAAGTGACAGTTTATCTGCAGGCAGGGAGTCAaaaccaaatatgtattgtgcacaagttttattaactaaatcacgaacacaGCTAAtctaacaaacacatacaaacacaatcACACGTACATAGGTAAGATGGAAAGTGACAGAATGAAGCTGGAAATGGGTACAGGGAATGAAGCTATGGAAAAGAGTAATTTAACCAGGAAAAGAACCACCAGTctctgatttcaaaacacctcaTTAAGAGGATTTTACTGCTTATCGTAAACCTCTATTTAGTTAAAATGTTCGATACTTGCATGCCTTTGCAGTAGAAGCAGTCTGAACAGGCTCTTGGTGATTCTGTGAATCGATGGTGTTGAAGTTGCAATCAATTTCTCCTGCACTGAATGAAGAAATGATGACAAACTTGCATGGTTAGTTTGACTCTTGTAGTGGGGaaagagttctctctctcttctagGTAAGCACATGGCTGGAGTGCAGGTTGAGGCAGGCCACCCAGCAGCCAGGAGATGTCTAGTGTCAGTCGGAGGAGCAAGAGAGCAGGCGGAGCTATTTAAGGTCTGGGAAAAATCAAACCTCTTAGGGTTGACCTAACCAATGAGAAAGGAGGAATTTCAGAGCGGGAAATTTCTCTGTGGGGAATTTTATGACTCTTTGTGTTCGAGCCTGATTAAACTGGGCCTGGTGGgtttgtgtccatttatactcTAATTAATACAACACACACTGCATTCTATGAGGAGGTGACATACATAAAAGTGTGTGTCGTGAAATGAGCATTAATTTGATAGGAGACACGATATGCGTGAGGTTACATTAACTAATAGTTCACTCATAaggtaaaacaaaatacaatgcAAGAGACACTTTACAAGACAGTTATAATCATACACACAATGTCCTgggatgcatgttcatttatagaacagttTGTCTGTAAATTGAGGCAGAAAAGTCTGTTTTTACAGGCTTTGTGTCTTCCCTATGGGCTCTGcttttgtgtctgatttgtctcagtctcAGTAATGAGTTGTCAAATAATGGCTGtccgaaaactgaaaaatgctgccttcggaggacatatttcaaggtaggaaggcatcaaggcaagTCCAAATCCAATGTTGTCTTCACTTcttgtctcctgagataccttcatctgatcgatttttcaaggcagcatagatgtaaccttcgctgcctttgatatcccacaatcctgtgcgttCCATTCTGAGACAATTGagctagaaaaacaaaaatggtgtccaaaagttgcgtttgctggtcagtttgtgtgtaaatgtacatttttggcaatcattttccacttttgatgtcatctCTAGCAAGAAATttctactgtagtaattaaatatttgtttagttctcaccacagctcgcgctattttgctgtagatcattaaacagttacgctgcctcagaagtctgtctgaaatcaatttcgtgaggtgccttcatgcacaaacgctgccttacaagtcattgcctgataaggcagtgaggcaacaagtcagctgcctaggttttcgAATGCAGCCAtcgagccggcgttctgacgtagaacctggaagcgctgaactaagtctacaatgtaaacagcgtaggagaatgacaaggaagagaagaaattgttgaataaagtcattcatttttttttatttttcaaagattTCTTTTCCCGTTGCACCCTCTATAGGCCATGACCAGCGACTAGTCAATGTCATGCTTAAAGCGCCATGGCAGAGCATTAAAGTTGACTAGTCGATTAGTCGGTGCAACCCCTAGTTGTAGCTTAAGTGTTAATGTATTTCTCATTTGTCCTGCACTACTTCCTGCATGATGGACCATTATTACCACTCACATACAAAAGCAAGCATTACATTAAAACCTTACAAACAGAACATGtaattatttacaacattttagaTCATTATGGGTTTAGctgaaaaaaaggtttttacaATTGTTAACAAACtaataattcataaatacaCCACATACAAAGGTCACTACTTTCACTGTATGTCAATATGGCTCCATCAGTGTTTTAATGGTCAATActtcatttaaaagtgttttatgcCTGGAGCCAAGCCAACTTGTTGCTTGTTCTTCTCCAGTTGCCCCAAATAAAGCCTTTTATCAATCTATACCAACAGCTTTTTTGACGTTTTTGCAATGACTTTCAATCAGCTGACGCCTCAGtgatttttagtggatgtatgaagtcagttctctTCAAGTTCACATAGAAGTCCTTAAAGAGTAACCGCAggtgtagttcatcacattaattTTCCCACAAAATGTAATAACCAGAAAGTGTTTAAATTTTGATCACTATATTTACTGTTTTATATTATTCTCAATGTAAGATATTTTGCTTGTAAAGTGTCTTGCtataattctttaaaaaaataaatgccactGATATTTCGTCATTATATAGACCTAATGCAAAGCTATTCATACATATTCAAGCCCCCATATACTTTTTCGGGCCACTGTATAGAGTACTAGGTTATATGttcaaattttacatttaaattacaatatatCATTGTTTATATCATCTGgtatttaagtatttatgtAATCCAGCTGAAGACATTGTGTTAcaccatatttaaaacagaagtGTCCATCTCTTGTGTGGAAAAAGTTAGTATGcccatacatttttttcttcactgtataaagtgcttaaaaaatcagtttgtcAATTTATCAACATCAATATCAATACACTGGTCTGATTTCATCATaaatgacagggtagagaagaaattgttaaataaagtcgttatttttgttttgtttttttgcgcacaaaaagtatttttgtcacttcataaaattgaggttaaaccactgtagccacgttgactattttaacaatgtctttagtacctttctggaccttaaaagtggtaagtaaattgctgtctatggaggagtcagacagctctcggattttatcaaaaatatcttcgtttgtgttccgaagatgaacgaaggtcttactggtgtggaacaacatgaggatgagtaattaatgacagaattatcatttttgggtgaactaaccctttaggatttgttaaatgtttttgactctaaaaacatttttttttttttttttttaagaactgttcagtGAAAGTTTCTTTATGGCATCGCTGCAAAAACCTCTTttgtagcatttatttttaagagtgaggAGGATATAATTCACACACGCACAAAAAGAGAATTAGGCCTACATGTTTATAAGCACACCTTTCCAATCCTGAAACTGTCCCATTACAGCCCCGCGCTTCTCCTGCTTTATGCGCGAATTTGATTGGTTCTCACAATTGTAATCTCTAAAGAAGCTTCCGGATCCTGAAATGCGATTGGTGCTCAGAACTGTCCATCAACATGATAATCCCGCCCTATAAAGCAATGCCTTGATGGCAGCGCATCCAGACGGTTTGTTTCATCTGCATTCAAGCCACTTTTGGTAAGcgaaaatgttttgaaatacatACTTAAAACTTTGTGAAGTGcgtcattattataatataactaATCGTACATGTTTACATAGTGTATTTAGGGCATAGGTGGGTAGATTACCGGTCCCCTATAATAAACTCTCGCGCAGTTGTCAGCGTCGACGCGCAGCGGCAGTCACATAGTATTCAGCGTCATTAATGGGCGATGCTATATTAATTAAGCGAGTTCTCAACTTTGCTATTTATCAGCGTTTCGGAGTTGGGTGCGCTTTGTCAACTCCAATTCCGTGGTCAAAAAGTACTGGTGTTGGTCCAGTTATGGGATGAGGTGATGCCATGGTACTTTGAACTGAATTATTCTCATATTTATACTGTTGATTTTTACATGGTATAGCCTAGTACTTCAAAAATATCATGATcttttcaaaaagaaaagaaatataaGTCATTTCTGATACTGAAGTAAATTCTCTGTTTGCCTGTGGTGATGACATGCAATAAAACCCCATCAATAGTATTTTGCTGATTTACTTGTTTGTCACATTTCTGCACCTACATCTGCATTTCAAGTAGGTCTTCAATAATTTCAACTAATCAAGCTTGCAATTAtcttaacagaaatgttttcctcatttGTTTAGTCATTAACAGATGTGATGTTGTATGTTCTGTGCTTTTACTGGTGAAATGGAGCACTGTTGACTAGTGAGCCATTGATTTCCATTTGAGTTAATGGACCTTTCCACAAGCCTGCCTGCCTGATTGGAGAGATGCTGACCAATTACACTTGTACTTTGCTTCTCCTGAAACCTGAAACCTAAATTTAACTATTATGAGACAGGGAATGTGACTTCAAATCTGTGTTATACATGAACTA
This Ctenopharyngodon idella isolate HZGC_01 chromosome 5, HZGC01, whole genome shotgun sequence DNA region includes the following protein-coding sequences:
- the rnf167 gene encoding E3 ubiquitin-protein ligase RNF167, whose product is MVCVGTLGVSVLVLCFALAPSPGQAYIYAHYSNMTSMLFEDLPALFGSPLPKDGLTGVLVEARPQNACTPIDPPPVSPTPSDPTTNSTTKYIVLIRRYDCNFDIKVFHAQRAGFSAAIVHNMYSNSLLSMGYSNETIAEEIEIPSVFTSYYASQILRSFIIPEKGAYVILKPEFSFPLSYYLIPFTGVVGMIIIVMVIILIVRCVQHRKRLRKNRLSKEQLRKIPTHKFVKGDEYDVCAICLDEYEEGDKLRVLPCSHAYHCRCVDPWLTQTKKTCPVCKQRVTRPNPEHSESSDSEEEAGPREAGEEEEGVISEADSERTPLLRSSNPASPASSSPPPNYASTVTSPAAVATVTTSAQCLPHTLQHDVPLLGQDEYCSPIEDSDEATDDEEGHPSDNDTTELIGRGALRV